One region of Hymenobacter sediminicola genomic DNA includes:
- a CDS encoding NHL repeat-containing protein: MRISSICALGFMLSLPLSVHAQDLPNTAPSDSAHTKVFTLAGAPKQAGSMDGNGPAARFKRPMGIAVGPDGMIYVADTENHTIRRITPAGAVTTLAGAAGSKGSLDGSGEAARFYHPVGIALDSQGNLYVTDSENHTIRKISPAGVVTTLAGAAGRKGSSDGVGTKASFNYPHGITVSADGTIYVTDTENHSVRQISNTSTVTTLAGVSGKKGTADGKGATALFYHPSGIAVTADGILYVADNGNHTIRKISRNGAVTTLAGTARKNGHADGIGPSARFDWPNGVAVDSQGLVYVADNVNSIIRIITPTGIVTTLVGKALSWGSQDGNTESARFEFPFGVAVNPSGNTIYVTDTKNQTIRRIQRSLL; encoded by the coding sequence ATGAGAATCAGCAGTATTTGTGCGCTGGGCTTTATGCTAAGCCTTCCCCTATCTGTTCACGCTCAGGACCTACCCAATACAGCGCCATCTGACAGTGCTCATACCAAGGTGTTCACGCTGGCAGGTGCCCCCAAACAGGCGGGCAGCATGGATGGAAATGGACCGGCAGCTCGTTTCAAAAGGCCGATGGGTATAGCTGTAGGTCCTGACGGAATGATTTATGTAGCTGACACGGAAAACCATACTATTCGCCGCATTACGCCTGCTGGCGCCGTCACTACGCTGGCAGGCGCAGCAGGCAGCAAAGGCAGCCTTGATGGTAGCGGAGAAGCAGCCCGATTTTACCATCCGGTGGGCATTGCACTTGATTCTCAAGGCAACTTGTATGTGACAGACAGTGAAAACCACACTATTCGCAAGATTAGTCCGGCTGGTGTGGTAACGACTCTGGCCGGCGCGGCAGGCAGAAAAGGCAGCTCAGATGGCGTAGGCACCAAAGCTAGCTTTAACTACCCGCACGGTATAACTGTAAGTGCAGACGGCACTATCTATGTAACTGATACAGAAAACCACAGCGTCCGGCAGATTAGCAATACAAGCACTGTAACTACGCTGGCAGGTGTGTCAGGAAAGAAAGGAACTGCTGATGGAAAAGGCGCCACAGCCCTTTTCTATCATCCTTCGGGTATAGCCGTCACTGCAGATGGAATCCTTTATGTAGCAGACAACGGCAACCATACTATTCGTAAGATTAGCCGAAACGGCGCCGTAACCACACTCGCCGGAACGGCACGGAAAAATGGCCACGCCGATGGCATAGGCCCATCAGCACGCTTCGACTGGCCAAACGGTGTGGCGGTCGATTCGCAGGGCCTTGTGTATGTGGCGGACAATGTCAACTCCATAATCCGGATAATCACCCCTACCGGTATAGTAACCACGTTGGTCGGCAAAGCACTCAGTTGGGGCAGTCAGGATGGAAATACAGAAAGCGCACGGTTCGAGTTTCCGTTTGGCGTAGCTGTTAATCCCTCCGGCAATACTATCTATGTAACTGACACTAAGAATCAAACGATTCGCCGCATTCAACGCTCCTTGTTATAA
- a CDS encoding M1 family metallopeptidase, producing the protein MKRSILLALTLLSAWPVLAQQLPVPLNLQATYAKGTRSETGAPGPKYWQNTAEYDIVVRFDPTTRRVAGTVDISYQNLSPDSLRQLQFKLYPNFYQKGAPRAGRIAPEDVNEGVQIESLSLDGQPQDVSKLRIQATNMPVRLPKALASGRAIKVRVAYSYTLNKGSHMRTGEVEPNAAFVAYFFPRVAVYDDIDGWNEFAYNGSQEFYNDFCTFRAAITVPRNFVVWATGDLQNTDQVLTKKYAKRLQDAGRKDAIATIISEADLQRQDITAANAENTWKFEAKNVTDFVFATTDHYVWQASSLVVDPATKRRTRVDAVYNPKHKDFEEVVQFNRQTVQAMSYTFPKWPFPYSHETVFDGLDQMEYPMMVNDNPVETRNDAITLTDHEVFHTMFPFYMGTNETKYGWMDEGWATIGEWIISGIIKPGFEDDYGVEPYAKGSAQEFDVPITTLSTQQTGTAFFLNSYPKPALGYLYVKDLLGDELFTKALHTYIRNWNGKHPMPYDFFNSMNTGAGQNLNWFWQRWFFDGGYPDLAIASVTKTTTGHDILVQAKGTKPVPIDLTVTYTDGKTEKLHRTIAVWQAGNTSITVPLATTKAVKRVELGSTWVPDKNKADNVWEGQ; encoded by the coding sequence ATGAAACGTTCTATCCTACTGGCCCTGACGCTGCTGTCTGCATGGCCTGTTCTGGCCCAGCAGCTGCCGGTACCGCTCAACCTGCAGGCTACCTACGCCAAGGGCACCCGCTCCGAAACCGGTGCGCCCGGCCCCAAGTACTGGCAGAACACCGCCGAATACGACATTGTCGTGCGCTTCGACCCGACCACGCGGCGCGTAGCGGGAACCGTAGATATCAGCTACCAGAACCTCAGTCCCGACTCGCTGCGGCAGCTGCAGTTCAAGCTCTACCCCAACTTCTATCAGAAAGGCGCACCCCGCGCCGGCCGCATTGCGCCGGAAGATGTGAATGAGGGCGTGCAGATAGAAAGCCTGAGCCTCGACGGACAGCCGCAGGACGTAAGCAAGCTGCGCATTCAGGCCACCAACATGCCCGTGCGGCTGCCGAAAGCTCTGGCTTCGGGCCGCGCCATCAAGGTGCGGGTAGCGTATTCCTACACGCTCAACAAAGGCTCCCACATGCGCACCGGCGAGGTAGAACCCAACGCGGCTTTCGTGGCCTATTTCTTCCCCCGTGTGGCTGTGTATGATGACATCGACGGCTGGAACGAGTTTGCATACAATGGCTCCCAGGAGTTCTACAATGACTTCTGCACGTTTCGGGCGGCCATTACGGTGCCGCGCAACTTTGTGGTGTGGGCCACCGGCGACCTGCAGAACACCGACCAGGTTCTGACCAAGAAATACGCCAAGCGCCTCCAGGACGCGGGCCGCAAAGACGCCATTGCCACCATCATCAGTGAAGCCGACCTGCAGCGCCAGGACATTACGGCTGCCAACGCCGAAAACACCTGGAAATTCGAAGCGAAGAACGTGACGGACTTTGTGTTTGCCACTACCGACCACTACGTGTGGCAGGCCAGCAGCCTTGTGGTAGACCCCGCCACCAAGCGCCGCACCCGCGTAGATGCGGTGTACAATCCCAAGCACAAGGATTTCGAGGAAGTGGTGCAATTCAACCGCCAGACGGTGCAGGCCATGAGCTATACGTTTCCGAAGTGGCCCTTCCCCTACTCCCACGAGACTGTGTTCGACGGCCTCGACCAGATGGAGTACCCGATGATGGTGAACGACAATCCTGTGGAAACCCGCAACGACGCCATTACCCTCACCGACCACGAAGTGTTTCATACGATGTTCCCGTTTTACATGGGCACCAACGAAACCAAGTACGGCTGGATGGACGAGGGTTGGGCCACCATCGGCGAGTGGATTATTTCGGGCATCATCAAGCCCGGTTTCGAGGACGACTATGGCGTGGAGCCCTACGCCAAAGGCTCGGCGCAGGAGTTCGATGTGCCTATCACCACGCTCAGCACCCAGCAAACGGGCACGGCGTTTTTCCTCAACTCCTATCCCAAGCCCGCGTTGGGCTACCTCTACGTGAAGGATTTGCTCGGTGATGAGCTGTTTACGAAAGCGCTGCACACCTACATCCGCAACTGGAACGGCAAGCACCCCATGCCCTACGACTTTTTCAATTCGATGAACACGGGCGCGGGCCAAAACCTGAACTGGTTCTGGCAGCGCTGGTTCTTCGACGGTGGCTACCCCGACCTGGCCATTGCCAGCGTCACGAAAACCACCACCGGACACGACATCCTCGTGCAAGCCAAAGGCACCAAGCCCGTCCCGATTGACCTGACCGTAACCTACACCGACGGCAAAACCGAAAAGCTGCACCGCACCATAGCCGTATGGCAGGCCGGTAACACCAGCATCACGGTGCCACTAGCCACCACCAAAGCCGTGAAACGTGTGGAGCTAGGCAGCACCTGGGTACCGGACAAGAACAAGGCGGATAATGTGTGGGAGGGGCAGTAG
- a CDS encoding metallophosphoesterase has product MYDIIGDIHGHATELRQLLTKLGYVEQHGGVYRHSSRQVIFVGDFIDRGPQIRETLRLVRGMVESGAALTVMGNHEYNAICFHEQHPHGGHLRPHIPRNIFQHLRTLEEFSSREGWAEWQDHIAWFKKLPLFLELPGLRVVHACWDPRHIAYLRQQLPDARLTPDFLLRSATRGTPEYLAVEETLKGKEVELPDGVQFHDKDGNPRTKMRTRWWCNPAGCTYEQYYLEPIEALNSQPVDVDALTDIWHYQDTVPVFFGHYWLRGTPQLLGPHALCLDYSVAKGGELVAYRWNGEQELTTARLVSV; this is encoded by the coding sequence ATGTACGACATCATCGGCGACATTCACGGCCATGCCACAGAGCTGCGGCAGCTGCTTACGAAGCTGGGTTACGTGGAGCAGCACGGCGGCGTGTACCGCCACTCCAGCCGGCAGGTTATTTTCGTTGGTGATTTCATAGACCGGGGCCCGCAAATTCGGGAAACGCTACGGCTGGTGCGCGGCATGGTGGAAAGCGGCGCGGCCCTGACCGTGATGGGCAACCACGAATACAACGCCATCTGCTTTCACGAACAGCATCCGCACGGCGGGCACCTGCGGCCGCATATTCCGCGCAATATTTTCCAGCACTTGCGCACCCTGGAAGAGTTTTCGAGCCGGGAAGGCTGGGCCGAGTGGCAGGACCATATTGCATGGTTTAAGAAGCTGCCACTGTTTCTGGAGCTGCCTGGCCTGCGCGTGGTGCACGCCTGCTGGGACCCACGCCACATTGCCTACTTGCGCCAACAACTGCCCGATGCCCGCCTCACCCCGGACTTTCTGCTGCGCAGCGCCACGCGCGGCACCCCGGAGTATCTGGCCGTAGAGGAAACCCTGAAGGGCAAGGAAGTGGAACTGCCCGACGGCGTGCAGTTTCATGATAAGGACGGCAACCCACGCACCAAAATGCGCACCCGCTGGTGGTGCAATCCGGCTGGCTGCACCTATGAACAGTATTACCTCGAGCCCATTGAGGCCCTGAACTCTCAGCCCGTTGACGTAGATGCGCTAACCGACATCTGGCACTACCAAGATACGGTGCCCGTGTTCTTCGGGCACTATTGGCTGCGCGGCACGCCGCAGCTACTGGGTCCGCACGCCCTTTGCCTCGACTACAGCGTAGCGAAAGGCGGGGAGCTGGTAGCCTACCGCTGGAATGGTGAGCAGGAGCTGACCACTGCCAGATTGGTGAGCGTATAA
- a CDS encoding alpha/beta fold hydrolase translates to MSILTFLPRLIPAVGLGVVLAACRSEHSYQQLPPSEQMITVRDEVKVAVKVAGQGYPCLYVHGGPGQDYLSFEQLGGNRLEQCLTMIYMDQRGSGHSQNAANYHLDRLVEDIEEVRQQLGAQKIYLLSHSFGGILAVNYARKYPQRVAGLILANSTLHFFNNAFFKDQTTAGYRLLGVDTVLTTTSRPRLVHAWNEVRQQLSQRRLTYRLLADSISTIARMDSVEGSYSRTPDFGTQVIRPLLDSTLVNPYPEYVADYTALTAQIHVPTLVITGTRDYAVGVQHYKSFQFPQQQTVVLPGSHLLYYENNTAFVRTVCSFVSSVN, encoded by the coding sequence ATGTCTATTCTGACCTTTTTACCGCGGCTGATACCGGCTGTTGGGTTGGGCGTGGTGTTGGCGGCCTGTCGTTCGGAACATTCATACCAGCAACTCCCCCCTTCCGAGCAGATGATTACCGTCCGCGACGAGGTGAAGGTAGCCGTAAAGGTAGCGGGCCAGGGCTACCCCTGCCTGTATGTACACGGCGGCCCGGGCCAAGACTACTTATCGTTTGAGCAGCTTGGCGGCAATCGTCTGGAGCAGTGCCTGACGATGATTTACATGGACCAGCGTGGGTCGGGGCACTCCCAGAATGCAGCGAACTATCACCTGGACAGGCTAGTGGAAGACATAGAGGAAGTCCGGCAGCAGCTTGGTGCTCAGAAGATATACCTGCTCAGTCACTCGTTCGGGGGTATCTTGGCCGTGAACTACGCCCGCAAATATCCGCAGCGCGTGGCCGGCCTGATTCTGGCAAATTCTACCCTGCATTTCTTCAACAACGCCTTCTTCAAAGATCAGACAACTGCCGGTTATCGCCTGTTGGGCGTAGATACGGTGCTTACGACTACCAGCCGCCCACGCTTGGTGCATGCCTGGAACGAGGTGCGGCAGCAGCTTAGTCAGCGGCGCCTGACCTACCGGTTGCTGGCCGACAGCATTAGTACCATCGCCCGCATGGACAGCGTGGAAGGCAGTTATTCTCGCACCCCTGACTTCGGAACACAAGTCATTCGGCCTTTGCTGGATAGTACGCTGGTTAACCCCTATCCTGAATACGTGGCGGACTACACGGCGCTAACGGCCCAGATACACGTACCGACCCTTGTTATTACTGGCACCCGGGACTATGCCGTAGGCGTTCAGCATTACAAGTCTTTCCAGTTTCCGCAGCAGCAAACGGTGGTGCTTCCCGGTAGCCACCTGCTTTACTACGAGAACAACACGGCCTTCGTGCGGACAGTTTGCAGCTTCGTATCTTCTGTAAACTAA
- a CDS encoding Smr/MutS family protein, giving the protein MNIGDRVRLLTGREQGIVTRLLSDELVEVAIDNDFTIPVLRREVVVVAAEEDKAFGRQGPAPVSPHRAKAGKHKPAKQAVAQPAAQAAAGAPEQPAPPKATVPQPAAKGLYLALSHQSPELLSVHIINHTDRDVLYTYGEENQGRYRGLRSDKLGAKAVSGALAHLHLKDFDQWPAVVVQLLPHQVNGDTAYELLTKRTQFKAASFYSSRREAPVLGREAYLFQLDEKPAAPVAIAPEKLAETLQAQLTGNAPAKPAAVAPAPEPAKAITPPPHELDLHLEALRPEGGEELSNTAILKLQLEAFEDALSRALATNMHEIVFIHGSGSGTLRKEIHKLLSRNKDIKFFEDSQKEKFGYGATLVRLK; this is encoded by the coding sequence ATGAACATAGGAGACCGAGTGCGCCTGTTAACTGGCCGCGAACAAGGCATTGTTACCCGTTTGCTCAGCGACGAGCTGGTTGAAGTAGCCATCGATAATGATTTTACGATTCCGGTGCTGCGCCGCGAAGTGGTGGTGGTTGCCGCCGAAGAAGATAAGGCTTTCGGGCGCCAGGGCCCGGCGCCCGTGTCGCCACACCGCGCCAAAGCCGGCAAGCACAAGCCGGCCAAACAGGCGGTAGCCCAGCCAGCGGCACAGGCTGCTGCCGGTGCGCCCGAGCAGCCTGCGCCGCCCAAAGCCACAGTACCTCAGCCTGCGGCCAAAGGCCTCTACCTGGCCCTGAGCCATCAGTCGCCGGAGCTGCTGTCGGTGCATATCATCAACCACACCGACCGGGACGTGCTCTATACCTACGGCGAGGAAAACCAGGGCCGCTACCGGGGCCTGCGCTCCGATAAGCTGGGGGCTAAGGCTGTAAGCGGCGCGCTGGCTCACCTGCACCTCAAGGATTTCGACCAGTGGCCGGCCGTAGTGGTGCAACTGCTGCCCCACCAAGTGAATGGCGACACAGCTTACGAGCTACTCACCAAGCGCACCCAGTTCAAGGCCGCCAGCTTCTACAGCAGCCGCCGCGAAGCGCCCGTGCTGGGCCGCGAGGCGTATCTGTTCCAGCTGGATGAGAAGCCGGCTGCGCCCGTAGCTATTGCGCCCGAGAAGCTGGCCGAAACGCTGCAGGCCCAGCTCACTGGCAACGCGCCTGCCAAACCTGCTGCGGTAGCCCCGGCTCCTGAACCCGCCAAAGCCATTACGCCCCCGCCCCACGAGCTGGACCTACACCTGGAAGCCCTGCGCCCGGAAGGCGGCGAGGAGTTGAGCAACACGGCCATCCTGAAGCTACAACTCGAAGCCTTCGAGGATGCGCTGAGCCGCGCGCTGGCCACCAACATGCACGAAATCGTGTTCATTCACGGCTCGGGCAGCGGTACGCTCCGCAAGGAAATTCATAAGCTGCTCAGCCGCAACAAGGACATCAAGTTCTTCGAGGACTCGCAGAAGGAAAAGTTTGGCTACGGCGCCACGCTGGTCCGGCTGAAGTAA
- a CDS encoding YfiM family protein — translation MRCRRNGWLVSAALLVALVPALAQPSIVAGSDTIQTLRAPSLGPTSTTPDSSRLNRRLPLLAGGLAVTYTGLMYGLSKSWYTGERVPLHWFNDLPEWKQMDKAGHFWGAFHQSRGAVAMLRWAGVPERRALWYGGFVGFLLQSPIELLDGRDPAYGASATDLAANFLGSAGLIGQQLAWGEVRIMPKYSFHTTRYAPMRPNVLGRSLAEQHLKDYNGQTYWLCADVGAWLPAASRWPRWLQPAVGYGAQQMLYNDPATNAAAGLHAYRQYYLSLDVDLRRIPTRSKLLRRVFYVASIFHLPAPALEWNPRRGFVMHGLYY, via the coding sequence TTGCGGTGCCGCAGAAACGGGTGGCTGGTGAGTGCTGCCTTGCTCGTGGCACTGGTACCAGCTCTGGCACAACCAAGCATAGTTGCAGGGTCCGACACCATACAAACCCTGCGCGCGCCTTCGCTCGGCCCTACCAGCACCACACCGGACAGCAGCCGCCTGAACCGGCGGCTACCACTGCTGGCGGGCGGACTGGCCGTAACCTATACGGGATTGATGTACGGGCTTAGCAAGAGCTGGTACACTGGCGAACGGGTGCCGCTGCATTGGTTCAACGACTTGCCGGAGTGGAAGCAAATGGACAAGGCCGGGCACTTCTGGGGCGCGTTCCATCAGAGCCGGGGCGCCGTGGCCATGCTGCGCTGGGCTGGCGTGCCGGAGCGGCGTGCCCTCTGGTACGGTGGTTTTGTGGGGTTTCTGCTCCAAAGCCCTATCGAGCTGCTTGATGGCCGCGACCCAGCCTATGGTGCTTCTGCCACCGATCTGGCAGCCAATTTTCTGGGTTCAGCGGGGCTTATTGGGCAGCAACTGGCTTGGGGAGAGGTGCGCATCATGCCCAAATACTCCTTCCATACTACCCGCTACGCTCCCATGCGGCCCAACGTGCTGGGCCGTAGCCTTGCCGAGCAGCACCTGAAAGACTACAACGGGCAAACCTACTGGCTCTGCGCTGATGTGGGCGCATGGCTACCGGCTGCTTCGCGCTGGCCCCGCTGGTTGCAGCCGGCCGTGGGCTACGGCGCCCAACAGATGCTTTACAACGACCCGGCCACCAACGCCGCTGCCGGCCTGCACGCGTATCGTCAGTACTATTTGAGCCTGGACGTTGACTTGCGCCGCATCCCGACCCGCAGCAAGCTGCTACGGCGCGTGTTCTATGTGGCCAGCATATTCCACTTACCTGCCCCCGCCCTCGAATGGAACCCACGGCGCGGCTTCGTAATGCACGGGCTATATTACTGA
- a CDS encoding alpha-amylase family glycosyl hydrolase — MKTLRLLLSLVALLAGMPVLQAQVVSTQPVFFQDTTPITLTFDASQGNAALAGFTGPVYIWTGVITNNSTNNSDWKYVKSPSFNVADPAAQMTRSSTNPNLYTISFTPRSFYGVPAGEQILKLAMIFKNASGSVVGRGNGGADIFVDVQQSSALTVRITNPVVPSGGNPLFLNLNDQLSVTGTASASTALALYLNNTLVTQQANATTLTGTVTATQTGRNVVKLVAGSGAQQVADSLVFVVRPAVNVAALPAGAKDGVTYLNGGTSVILNLTAPNKQFVYALGEWNNWQVENAAYMNKTPDGTRWWIQVNGLTPGVEYAYQYLVDGTLRIADPYTEKVLDPNNDSFIPAVTYPNLKPYPTGRTTGIVSVLQTGQTAYQWQVNNFQKPKKTDLVIYELLVRDFIARHDYQTLRDTLNYLQRLGVNAIELMPFNEFEGNESWGYNPSFYFAPDKYYGTKNELKQFIDECHRRGIAVIMDMVLNHSCGQSPMVQMYFDGSTGKPAANSPWFNQDATHPFNVCYDFNHESTFTQYFVEKVNAHWLQEYKIDGYRFDLSKGFTQVNSGSNVGQWGQYDQSRVNIWNRIYGQLTAIDPNVYCILEHFADNTEEKVLADAGMMLWGNMNFNYNEATMGFVGSSDLSGGYYGARTWNNPHLVTYMESHDEERLMYKNLTFGNQLNPAHNPRDLSTALARNEAAAAFFFTVPGPKMVWQFGEVGYDVNIDFNGRVGNKPIRWNYYQDPARRKLYDTYRYLIALKKADPVFETGTFTQSVGGATKSIHLSSAAQNITVIGNFDVTTQSVNPAFQSVGKWYNYLTGDSITVTNATAPISLQPGQYAVYTSRLVKKGSVLSTKPRATEALRLTASPNPTSTAATLRYELASAAPVTVAVVNMLGSTVRTINVSAKQAAGAHQLQLPVQDLANGIYIVRVSTGQLMQTTRLVVQH; from the coding sequence ATGAAAACACTTCGACTGTTACTCAGTCTTGTGGCGCTGTTGGCCGGAATGCCGGTTTTGCAGGCCCAGGTAGTGAGCACTCAACCGGTATTCTTTCAGGATACTACCCCCATCACGCTGACCTTTGACGCCTCACAAGGCAATGCAGCATTAGCCGGATTTACGGGGCCGGTATACATCTGGACGGGCGTTATCACCAACAACAGCACGAACAACTCGGACTGGAAATACGTGAAAAGCCCGTCGTTCAATGTCGCCGACCCGGCGGCCCAGATGACGCGCAGCTCTACCAACCCTAATCTGTACACCATCAGCTTTACACCCCGCAGCTTCTATGGCGTGCCGGCTGGCGAGCAGATTCTGAAGCTGGCCATGATTTTCAAGAATGCCAGTGGCTCCGTGGTGGGCCGCGGCAATGGCGGCGCCGACATTTTTGTGGATGTGCAGCAGAGTTCTGCTCTCACGGTGCGCATCACCAACCCGGTGGTGCCCAGCGGTGGAAATCCTCTTTTCCTGAATCTGAACGACCAGTTGAGCGTAACCGGCACGGCTTCGGCCAGCACCGCTCTGGCACTGTACCTGAACAATACACTGGTAACGCAGCAGGCTAACGCCACTACACTTACGGGTACCGTCACGGCAACCCAGACCGGCCGCAACGTAGTGAAACTGGTAGCCGGTAGCGGCGCCCAGCAGGTGGCTGACTCTTTGGTATTTGTGGTGCGCCCTGCCGTGAATGTAGCCGCTCTGCCGGCCGGTGCCAAAGACGGCGTGACCTACCTAAATGGTGGCACCTCAGTAATTCTGAACCTGACCGCCCCCAACAAGCAGTTTGTGTATGCTCTCGGCGAGTGGAACAACTGGCAGGTTGAAAACGCGGCCTACATGAACAAAACCCCCGACGGCACCCGCTGGTGGATTCAGGTCAATGGCCTTACGCCCGGAGTAGAGTACGCTTACCAATATCTCGTGGATGGCACGCTGCGCATTGCCGACCCGTACACTGAGAAGGTGCTCGACCCCAACAACGACTCGTTTATTCCGGCCGTCACGTACCCGAACCTGAAACCCTACCCAACGGGCCGCACCACGGGCATTGTGTCGGTGCTGCAAACCGGCCAGACGGCGTATCAGTGGCAGGTGAATAACTTCCAGAAGCCCAAGAAAACCGACTTGGTAATCTACGAACTGCTGGTGCGCGACTTCATTGCCCGCCACGACTACCAGACCCTGCGCGACACGCTGAACTACCTGCAGCGCCTGGGCGTGAATGCCATTGAGCTGATGCCATTCAATGAATTTGAAGGCAACGAAAGCTGGGGCTACAATCCGTCTTTCTACTTCGCTCCCGACAAGTATTATGGCACCAAGAACGAGCTAAAGCAATTCATTGATGAGTGCCACCGCCGTGGCATTGCCGTCATCATGGACATGGTGCTCAACCACAGCTGCGGCCAGAGCCCGATGGTGCAGATGTATTTTGACGGCAGCACCGGCAAGCCCGCTGCCAACTCACCTTGGTTCAACCAAGATGCCACGCACCCGTTCAACGTGTGCTACGATTTCAACCACGAAAGCACGTTTACCCAGTATTTCGTGGAGAAAGTGAATGCACACTGGCTGCAGGAATACAAGATCGACGGCTACCGCTTCGACCTGAGCAAGGGCTTCACGCAGGTGAACTCCGGTTCCAACGTAGGCCAGTGGGGCCAGTACGACCAGTCGCGCGTTAACATCTGGAACCGTATCTATGGTCAGCTGACGGCCATTGACCCCAATGTGTACTGCATCCTGGAGCACTTTGCCGACAACACGGAGGAGAAGGTGCTGGCCGATGCCGGCATGATGCTGTGGGGCAACATGAACTTCAACTACAACGAGGCCACAATGGGCTTCGTGGGCAGCTCTGACCTGAGCGGCGGCTACTACGGTGCTCGCACCTGGAACAATCCGCATCTGGTGACATACATGGAAAGCCACGATGAAGAGCGTCTGATGTACAAGAACCTCACGTTCGGCAACCAGCTGAACCCGGCGCACAACCCGCGCGACCTGTCTACGGCGCTGGCCCGTAATGAAGCGGCAGCGGCTTTCTTCTTCACGGTGCCCGGCCCCAAAATGGTATGGCAGTTTGGCGAAGTAGGCTACGACGTAAACATCGACTTTAACGGCCGCGTGGGCAATAAACCGATCCGGTGGAACTACTACCAGGATCCGGCGCGCCGCAAGCTCTACGACACATACCGCTACCTGATTGCGCTGAAGAAGGCGGATCCGGTGTTCGAAACCGGCACGTTTACGCAGAGCGTGGGTGGTGCTACCAAATCTATTCACCTCAGCAGCGCGGCGCAGAATATCACCGTTATCGGCAACTTCGACGTGACGACGCAGAGCGTGAACCCGGCCTTCCAGAGCGTGGGCAAATGGTATAACTACCTCACCGGCGACAGTATCACGGTCACGAATGCCACGGCTCCTATCTCGTTGCAGCCGGGCCAATATGCCGTATACACTTCTCGCCTTGTGAAGAAGGGCAGCGTGCTCAGCACCAAGCCACGCGCTACCGAAGCGCTACGCCTGACGGCTTCGCCAAACCCTACCAGCACCGCTGCTACCCTGCGCTATGAGCTGGCAAGTGCCGCCCCGGTTACTGTGGCGGTAGTTAACATGCTGGGCTCTACGGTACGGACTATCAATGTCAGTGCGAAGCAGGCGGCCGGTGCCCACCAGCTTCAACTGCCGGTGCAGGACCTTGCCAACGGGATATACATTGTGCGGGTCAGCACGGGCCAACTGATGCAAACCACCCGCTTGGTCGTGCAGCACTAA